The Rhodanobacter thiooxydans genome window below encodes:
- the imuA gene encoding translesion DNA synthesis-associated protein ImuA has product MSAVLHMPSEGDFRVAGVRRAGEVAAQPHGTVPSGHPELDAVLPGGGWPRGALVELQLANAGVGELQLLTGALAWRGHGARVAFLDPPAEPGLAALSAAGLTPSAITVARTRDDRDRRWAAEQILRSGGFTATLLWWGAPLDDRVARRLSLAIAASGDLAFVFCPPSRVANGVPLRLCLRAASTGALQVDVLKRRGPPVAPVRMERSNALARLPISLARP; this is encoded by the coding sequence ATGTCAGCGGTCCTCCACATGCCTTCGGAAGGCGACTTCCGCGTCGCCGGCGTCCGCCGCGCCGGCGAGGTTGCCGCGCAGCCTCACGGCACCGTCCCCAGTGGCCACCCTGAGCTGGATGCTGTGCTGCCGGGCGGGGGCTGGCCACGCGGCGCGCTAGTAGAGCTGCAGCTGGCCAACGCCGGCGTCGGCGAGCTTCAGTTGCTCACCGGTGCGCTGGCATGGCGTGGCCACGGGGCGCGAGTCGCCTTCCTCGATCCACCGGCCGAGCCGGGCTTGGCCGCCCTGAGTGCCGCGGGCTTGACCCCGAGCGCGATCACCGTCGCCCGCACACGAGATGACCGTGACCGCCGATGGGCCGCCGAACAGATCCTGCGCAGCGGTGGTTTCACCGCGACGCTGCTGTGGTGGGGCGCGCCACTGGATGATCGCGTGGCGCGCCGACTCAGCCTGGCGATCGCGGCCAGCGGTGACCTGGCGTTTGTCTTTTGCCCGCCTTCGAGGGTGGCCAACGGCGTGCCTCTGCGGCTGTGCCTGCGCGCCGCGAGCACCGGCGCGCTGCAGGTCGACGTATTGAAGCGGCGCGGCCCACCAGTCGCCCCGGTGCGAATGGAGCGATCGAATGCTCTGGCTCGCCTGCCAATTTCCCTCGCTCGCCCTTGA
- a CDS encoding Y-family DNA polymerase, which yields MLWLACQFPSLALEVPAGPADVARVAVDGTVRQACPLATAAGVRPGMRVTTARALVTPLDVRVTDASLRSGALADLAPRLATITSQVVLVPEGDTLLGEVGASQRMLGGLAGVRRAARAAFADTGVTWRAAIAPTPAAAAVLAMHRPGTTVVGMPDLRSALSDLPATALPLPAAAHQLLRRIGVHDVGEVLALPRAGLARRLGVPAVSMLERLLGERPDPRESWVPPARFVREAEWDDPLASVEALQFPLRRLLGDLAAYVACRGERATAWSLVLRTDDRREAVLTVAAAAGTADPHQLQVLTVERAAGTPWPGPVVGLQLRLEATREAPGPAMLFAQDGDEQLVALLDRLRARLGHDAVYGLAPVADPRPERTQRRVLIGDDGAAVVSPRRRPAWLLPSPQPWRCDPARLIAGPERMESGWWDGADSRRDYWVARGDAGATWWVYQDLRTSNWFVHGWFG from the coding sequence ATGCTCTGGCTCGCCTGCCAATTTCCCTCGCTCGCCCTTGAGGTGCCGGCCGGGCCGGCCGACGTTGCCCGCGTTGCTGTCGACGGCACGGTTCGCCAAGCCTGTCCGCTGGCGACCGCCGCCGGCGTTCGACCCGGCATGCGCGTGACCACTGCCCGCGCGCTGGTCACGCCCCTCGACGTGCGCGTGACGGATGCCTCGCTGCGGAGCGGGGCGCTGGCAGACCTTGCGCCCCGGCTGGCCACGATCACGTCGCAGGTCGTCCTGGTGCCGGAAGGCGACACCCTCCTTGGCGAGGTCGGCGCCAGCCAGCGCATGCTCGGAGGCCTGGCCGGGGTGCGCCGCGCGGCGCGGGCGGCGTTTGCCGACACCGGCGTGACCTGGCGCGCGGCGATCGCGCCGACGCCGGCGGCGGCGGCCGTCCTGGCCATGCACCGCCCGGGAACCACCGTCGTCGGCATGCCCGATCTCCGGTCGGCTCTTTCAGACCTGCCTGCCACCGCTCTCCCATTGCCGGCGGCGGCGCACCAGCTGCTGCGCCGTATCGGCGTGCATGACGTGGGCGAGGTGCTGGCGCTGCCCCGCGCCGGCTTGGCGCGCCGCCTGGGAGTGCCGGCGGTGAGCATGCTCGAGCGCCTGCTCGGCGAGCGGCCCGATCCACGGGAGAGCTGGGTGCCACCGGCCCGGTTTGTACGCGAGGCCGAGTGGGATGACCCGCTGGCGAGCGTGGAGGCCCTCCAATTCCCCTTGCGCCGCCTGCTGGGTGACCTGGCGGCGTACGTGGCATGCCGCGGCGAACGTGCCACGGCCTGGTCGCTCGTGCTGCGCACGGACGATCGCCGCGAGGCGGTGCTCACCGTGGCCGCGGCCGCCGGTACCGCCGATCCCCACCAGCTTCAGGTGCTGACCGTCGAGCGCGCGGCCGGGACGCCATGGCCTGGGCCGGTGGTCGGCCTGCAACTGCGTCTGGAGGCGACCCGAGAAGCGCCAGGTCCAGCGATGCTCTTCGCGCAAGATGGCGACGAGCAACTGGTCGCGCTACTCGATCGCCTGCGCGCGCGCCTCGGCCATGACGCGGTCTACGGCCTTGCTCCGGTCGCTGATCCACGACCGGAGCGGACACAGCGCCGTGTCCTGATCGGCGACGATGGCGCTGCTGTCGTCTCGCCGCGGCGCCGGCCTGCCTGGCTGCTACCGTCGCCGCAGCCGTGGCGGTGCGATCCGGCGCGGCTGATCGCCGGGCCAGAGCGCATGGAATCGGGCTGGTGGGACGGCGCCGACAGCCGACGCGACTACTGGGTGGCGCGCGGCGACGCCGGCGCCACCTGGTGGGTTTACCAAGACCTGCGCACGAGCAACTGGTTCGTGCACGGTTGGTTCGGGTAG
- a CDS encoding error-prone DNA polymerase, which translates to MYAELHCLSNLSFLRGVASARALFERAAALGYAALAITDECSLAGIVRGLEASRATGVPLIVGTELVLEDGARLVLLAEDRAGYATLSRLITVARARAAKGAYQARWKDLEGDHQGLLAILCTIDRHGTVPADAEGRAKRLATVLPQRAWIGVELHRGDRDAEAIIACAAVGAAAGLPLVAAGDVHMATRGQRALQDTVTAIRLGMPVAAAAGELFPNGERHLRTPAELQELYAPELLAETLRIAAHCHLDLGTLGYRHPVDVVPLAQAPATWLRHLVEEGAATRWPAGTPPALGAQIERELALITELGYEAFFLTVHDIVRYARSRGILCQGRGSAANSVVCYALGITEVDPERGHLLFERFLSRERAEPPDIDVDFEHERREEVIQYIYGRYGRDRAALAAAITTYRPRSAVRDVGRALDLDPVLVDRVAQLLGHWGGMEDVTARLAESGIDTDTPSMQRWLTLAAQLVGTPRHLSQHVGGFVISAAPLTELVPVEPATMPGRTVIQWDKSDLETMGLLKVDILALGMLSVLRRAFEHVERHHGTTLSIATIPAEDPATYAMLRRADTVGVFQVESRAQMAMLPRLRPTCFYDLVVQTAIIRPGPIQGGMVHPYLRRRQGREVASYPSDEVRGVLERTLGVPIFQEQVMQLAVVAAGFTAGEADQLRRSMGAWERHGTLEHFRARLLSGMTGRGYAPAFADQVFEMIRGFGAYGFPESHAASFALLAYASAYLKAHYPSAFLAALLNSQPMGFYTTDQLAQDARRHGIEIRPPDVRVSGWESHLEGEGARAPIRLGLREISGLRAESAARLLQARREAPFKDLSDVARRAALDQRDLPLLADAGALQSLAGHRHVARWVASGVEATLPLFGGTAEATVALRAPTAGEEMAADYASMGLSTGSHPMALLRSSLLGSSYATLAEAARAGHRKRIRVAGLIGMRQSPPAAGGVTFLTLEDETGWLNVVVWRDVAEQCRQALRSAGPVVVDGRIEHADGVTHLIAARVWTAAFAAAALGDTVA; encoded by the coding sequence ATGTACGCCGAACTCCACTGCCTCTCGAACCTGTCGTTCCTGCGCGGTGTGGCTAGCGCACGCGCGCTGTTCGAGCGCGCCGCGGCGCTCGGCTATGCGGCATTGGCAATCACCGACGAGTGCAGCCTGGCCGGGATCGTCCGGGGGCTTGAGGCCTCCCGGGCGACCGGCGTGCCGCTGATCGTCGGTACGGAGCTGGTACTGGAGGACGGCGCCCGTTTGGTGCTCCTCGCCGAGGACCGTGCGGGTTACGCAACCCTGTCTCGGCTGATCACCGTGGCACGGGCGCGCGCGGCAAAGGGGGCGTACCAGGCGCGCTGGAAGGATCTGGAGGGGGACCACCAAGGGCTGCTAGCGATCCTGTGCACGATCGACAGGCACGGGACCGTTCCGGCGGATGCCGAGGGCAGGGCGAAGCGGCTGGCCACGGTCCTGCCTCAGCGCGCGTGGATCGGCGTGGAGCTGCACCGCGGTGACCGGGACGCCGAGGCCATCATCGCCTGCGCGGCCGTGGGCGCCGCCGCCGGCCTGCCGTTGGTCGCCGCCGGCGACGTGCACATGGCCACACGCGGCCAGCGCGCTCTGCAGGACACCGTGACGGCGATCCGGCTGGGCATGCCCGTGGCCGCTGCCGCCGGCGAACTATTCCCCAACGGCGAGCGACACCTGCGCACGCCGGCCGAGCTGCAGGAGCTATACGCCCCCGAGCTGCTCGCTGAGACCCTGCGCATCGCGGCGCACTGCCATCTGGATCTGGGCACACTCGGCTACCGCCATCCAGTCGATGTGGTTCCGCTGGCGCAGGCGCCCGCCACGTGGCTGCGCCACCTGGTTGAAGAGGGCGCGGCGACGCGCTGGCCGGCCGGCACGCCACCTGCCCTCGGTGCGCAGATCGAGCGCGAGCTGGCCCTGATCACGGAGCTGGGCTACGAGGCATTCTTCCTCACCGTCCACGACATCGTCCGGTACGCGCGCTCCCGCGGCATTCTCTGCCAAGGACGCGGCTCGGCCGCCAACTCGGTGGTCTGCTACGCCCTGGGCATCACCGAGGTCGACCCCGAGCGCGGGCACTTGCTGTTCGAGCGCTTCCTCTCCCGAGAGCGCGCCGAGCCGCCGGACATCGACGTCGACTTCGAGCACGAGCGGCGCGAGGAGGTCATCCAGTACATCTACGGGCGATACGGTCGCGACCGCGCTGCCCTGGCAGCTGCCATCACCACCTACCGACCGCGCAGTGCCGTGCGCGATGTGGGCCGTGCCCTCGATCTCGATCCTGTCCTGGTCGACCGCGTGGCCCAGCTGCTCGGCCACTGGGGTGGCATGGAGGACGTGACCGCTCGCCTGGCTGAGTCCGGTATCGACACCGACACGCCCAGCATGCAGCGCTGGCTGACCCTCGCTGCCCAGCTGGTCGGCACGCCTCGCCACCTTTCCCAGCACGTGGGCGGCTTCGTCATAAGCGCTGCGCCGCTCACAGAGCTGGTCCCGGTCGAGCCGGCCACGATGCCCGGACGCACGGTGATCCAATGGGACAAGAGCGACCTGGAGACGATGGGGTTGCTCAAGGTGGACATCCTGGCGCTCGGCATGCTGTCGGTCCTTCGTCGCGCCTTCGAACACGTCGAGCGTCACCACGGCACCACCCTGTCGATCGCCACCATCCCAGCCGAAGACCCCGCGACCTACGCCATGCTCCGCCGCGCCGACACCGTTGGGGTGTTCCAGGTGGAAAGCCGGGCACAGATGGCGATGCTGCCGCGACTGCGGCCGACGTGCTTCTACGACCTAGTTGTCCAGACCGCGATCATTCGGCCCGGCCCGATCCAGGGCGGCATGGTTCACCCGTACCTGCGCCGCCGGCAAGGCCGGGAGGTGGCCAGCTACCCATCGGACGAGGTTCGCGGCGTGCTCGAGCGAACACTGGGCGTGCCGATCTTCCAGGAGCAAGTGATGCAGCTGGCCGTGGTCGCCGCGGGCTTTACTGCCGGCGAAGCCGACCAGCTGCGGCGATCGATGGGTGCGTGGGAGCGCCACGGCACCCTTGAACATTTCAGGGCGCGACTTCTGTCGGGCATGACCGGCCGAGGCTACGCCCCAGCCTTCGCAGATCAGGTCTTCGAGATGATTCGTGGCTTTGGTGCCTACGGATTCCCTGAATCGCACGCGGCCAGCTTCGCGCTGCTCGCGTACGCATCGGCCTACCTGAAGGCCCACTACCCAAGCGCCTTCCTCGCCGCGCTCCTCAACTCGCAGCCCATGGGGTTCTACACCACCGACCAGCTCGCACAGGACGCGCGTCGTCACGGGATCGAGATCCGTCCACCAGACGTCCGGGTGAGTGGCTGGGAGTCACACCTAGAGGGGGAAGGCGCGCGGGCACCGATACGCCTGGGTTTGCGCGAGATCTCCGGGCTACGAGCAGAGAGCGCCGCACGGCTGCTGCAGGCGCGCCGTGAGGCGCCCTTCAAGGATTTGTCCGACGTCGCGCGCCGGGCGGCACTGGACCAGCGAGACCTGCCACTGTTGGCCGATGCCGGAGCGCTCCAGAGCCTTGCAGGGCATCGCCACGTTGCCCGCTGGGTGGCAAGCGGCGTCGAAGCGACGCTCCCGCTGTTCGGCGGAACCGCTGAGGCAACCGTGGCGCTGCGCGCGCCGACCGCAGGTGAAGAGATGGCCGCTGACTACGCGTCGATGGGCCTCTCGACCGGGAGCCATCCGATGGCGCTGCTTCGGTCATCGCTGCTCGGCAGCTCGTATGCGACGCTCGCTGAGGCCGCGCGTGCAGGCCACCGCAAGCGGATCCGGGTAGCGGGCCTCATCGGCATGCGCCAGAGCCCGCCAGCAGCCGGCGGCGTCACGTTCCTGACGCTCGAGGACGAGACGGGCTGGCTCAACGTCGTGGTGTGGCGCGACGTCGCCGAGCAATGCCGGCAAGCACTCCGTTCGGCTGGGCCAGTTGTGGTCGACGGGCGCATCGAGCACGCGGACGGCGTCACCCACCTGATCGCGGCGAGGGTGTGGACGGCCGCGTTCGCCGCCGCTGCGTTGGGTGACACCGTGGCGTAG
- a CDS encoding competence protein CoiA has product MNHPHGWDIAYRAGTDDVLDGSALDPVAWRALQVTYRVGELEMPCCRAPAVPKTSPNGFPFFAHLAGACQTSPESQWHLAGKQAVRDAARALGYQVALERASAPGAPRWRADLWVESGGGPFVVELQRSYQHLRDYVERQRRYADAGLPCLWLLMKPRYLTLSKAMAKHRMREEFAGQKRWPEDQAVWIAGLPVACLELQGTPMVVGPQLRTSLPDVLSAFACGDFRWSNGRWCVGSGT; this is encoded by the coding sequence ATGAATCACCCCCATGGCTGGGATATTGCGTATCGAGCGGGGACCGACGACGTGCTCGATGGGTCCGCGCTCGATCCCGTCGCCTGGCGCGCATTGCAGGTTACCTACCGCGTGGGTGAACTGGAGATGCCGTGCTGTCGCGCCCCGGCAGTGCCAAAGACCAGCCCCAACGGATTCCCCTTCTTCGCTCACCTGGCCGGCGCGTGCCAAACCTCGCCGGAGAGCCAGTGGCATCTGGCAGGCAAACAGGCGGTGCGCGACGCCGCCCGGGCGCTCGGGTACCAAGTCGCCCTTGAGCGGGCCAGCGCACCCGGTGCACCGCGTTGGCGGGCGGACCTGTGGGTGGAGTCAGGCGGCGGGCCTTTCGTCGTCGAGCTGCAGCGCAGCTACCAGCACCTCAGGGACTATGTAGAGAGGCAGAGGCGGTACGCGGACGCCGGCCTACCCTGTTTGTGGCTACTGATGAAGCCGCGGTATTTGACCCTCAGCAAGGCCATGGCCAAACACCGGATGCGCGAGGAGTTTGCCGGGCAGAAGCGCTGGCCGGAGGATCAGGCGGTGTGGATTGCCGGGCTTCCCGTTGCCTGCCTTGAGCTCCAGGGCACGCCGATGGTTGTCGGCCCGCAGTTGCGGACCTCTCTCCCAGACGTGCTGTCTGCATTCGCATGCGGCGATTTTCGATGGTCGAACGGTCGATGGTGCGTGGGCAGCGGGACTTAG
- a CDS encoding H-NS family nucleoid-associated regulatory protein — MAIDLAGLSPAELAKLISQANAQMATARANEIAKAKGKIEAILTGAGLSIDDVFPRRGKAGGKPGKRAGSGVPKYRNPRNKEQTWSGMGKRPRWLADALADGAKLESFAIADKPVSPLSGTRGAGQGRKPASKKAAAGRKAARK; from the coding sequence ATGGCTATCGATCTTGCCGGACTCTCACCCGCTGAATTGGCGAAGCTGATATCCCAAGCCAACGCCCAAATGGCGACCGCGCGTGCGAACGAGATTGCAAAAGCAAAGGGAAAGATCGAGGCCATCCTTACCGGTGCTGGTTTGAGCATCGACGACGTGTTCCCTCGTCGAGGCAAGGCCGGCGGGAAGCCGGGTAAGAGGGCCGGCTCCGGCGTGCCGAAGTATCGGAACCCGCGGAACAAAGAGCAGACCTGGTCAGGCATGGGCAAGCGGCCCCGTTGGCTGGCCGACGCACTGGCGGATGGCGCGAAGCTGGAGTCGTTTGCGATCGCCGATAAGCCTGTCTCCCCCTTGTCTGGCACGAGGGGTGCGGGCCAAGGCCGGAAGCCAGCGAGCAAGAAGGCGGCGGCTGGCAGGAAGGCGGCGCGGAAGTAG
- a CDS encoding DNA-binding protein, translated as MARSTPPAAPAAPPTWADAVRTVLDGRDATCEQPIAGDADQLQAALEALIATGRCRASDGHGHSLAVRHLRAANQQPMAPGPLPRTYAKRTAPDDPAKDPQWRAFALEGDAGAFVINIAALTYLPARRGAPAERVVFHIRLGEVRPGAFLNEPALATPSLFFGRGGHLLLADAELDIGWLLYPKVDPDDLDALGEAVRGRPREGYVDPAVRQAKEDAIAAVRAAYQDHRGPQPRAVTQEDIDVIVRTALAHGLLVNLELVHAATDNRGSPNSVYPKLADAMHRLAPRRPADDEADPVLREVWSTLKSAAKSLAEESLAPERAALATEREALAEAQAALAAERERDSRAAAERQQLLERLDTELAAARTRIESLTDVERGQAQELVSLRAERDGLQIRLADARQRSDASEAELAEASQARDRAQTELERQQRASAAAAEQAAAQLEQRTAELASARQTAEALQSQLRTAEQAHGDLRAALATAERAVADANARSVQLTERLAAAEASAAERRREHQQAVTQLRTQLEASEARASTLQAELLTATANHQAVMRERDRLDQLLARLAPSDVRKPR; from the coding sequence ATGGCCCGATCCACACCCCCCGCCGCACCCGCCGCGCCGCCGACCTGGGCCGACGCCGTCCGCACCGTGCTCGACGGCCGCGACGCGACGTGCGAGCAGCCGATCGCCGGCGATGCCGACCAGCTGCAAGCCGCGCTGGAAGCCTTGATCGCGACCGGCCGCTGCCGCGCGTCGGATGGCCACGGCCATTCGCTCGCGGTTCGCCACCTGCGCGCGGCCAATCAGCAGCCCATGGCTCCCGGACCTTTGCCGCGCACCTACGCCAAGCGGACCGCGCCCGACGACCCGGCGAAGGATCCCCAGTGGCGCGCCTTCGCCCTCGAGGGCGATGCCGGCGCATTCGTGATCAACATCGCCGCGCTGACCTATCTGCCGGCCCGCCGCGGCGCGCCGGCCGAACGGGTGGTCTTCCACATTCGCCTGGGCGAGGTGCGGCCCGGGGCGTTCCTCAACGAACCCGCCCTCGCGACGCCGTCGCTGTTCTTTGGGCGGGGTGGCCACCTCTTGTTGGCCGATGCGGAGCTGGACATCGGCTGGCTGCTGTACCCCAAGGTCGACCCCGACGACCTCGACGCCCTGGGGGAAGCCGTCCGCGGCCGGCCGCGCGAGGGGTATGTCGATCCGGCCGTGCGGCAGGCCAAGGAGGACGCGATCGCCGCGGTGCGGGCGGCCTACCAGGACCACCGCGGCCCCCAGCCTCGCGCCGTGACGCAGGAGGACATCGACGTCATCGTGCGCACCGCCCTGGCGCACGGCCTGCTGGTGAATCTGGAACTGGTGCACGCGGCCACCGACAACCGCGGCTCGCCGAACTCGGTGTATCCGAAGCTGGCCGACGCCATGCACCGGCTCGCCCCCCGCCGCCCGGCCGACGACGAGGCCGATCCGGTGCTCCGCGAGGTGTGGAGCACGCTGAAGTCGGCCGCCAAGTCGCTCGCTGAGGAGAGCCTCGCCCCGGAACGGGCCGCCTTGGCCACCGAGCGCGAGGCGCTGGCCGAGGCGCAGGCCGCGCTCGCCGCCGAACGCGAGCGTGACAGCCGCGCGGCCGCCGAGCGCCAGCAACTGCTCGAGCGCCTCGATACCGAACTGGCGGCGGCCCGCACGCGGATCGAGTCCCTCACCGACGTGGAGCGCGGCCAGGCCCAGGAACTGGTCAGCCTGCGTGCCGAGCGGGACGGCCTGCAGATCCGGCTGGCCGACGCGCGGCAGCGCAGCGACGCCTCGGAAGCCGAGCTCGCCGAGGCGAGCCAGGCGCGCGATCGCGCGCAGACGGAGCTCGAGCGGCAACAGCGCGCGAGCGCGGCCGCCGCGGAGCAGGCCGCAGCCCAGCTGGAGCAACGGACGGCCGAGTTGGCCAGCGCCCGCCAAACGGCCGAGGCGTTGCAGAGCCAACTGCGGACGGCCGAGCAAGCGCACGGCGACCTGCGCGCCGCGTTGGCCACCGCCGAGCGGGCCGTGGCTGACGCCAACGCCCGGAGCGTCCAGCTCACCGAACGCCTCGCCGCGGCAGAAGCGTCCGCGGCCGAGCGGCGCCGCGAGCATCAGCAGGCCGTGACGCAACTGCGCACCCAGCTGGAAGCGAGCGAGGCGCGCGCCTCCACCCTTCAGGCCGAGCTGCTCACCGCCACCGCCAACCACCAGGCCGTCATGCGCGAACGCGATCGGCTCGACCAGCTCCTTGCGCGCCTGGCCCCATCCGACGTCCGCAAGCCCCGCTGA
- a CDS encoding RES domain-containing protein gives MPPGEIDLLDAIVFDPMQPGLYYRVHPQQIGGAAVDPLAPNPFSQARLALTPAVSLGRQRIGMFYAADTPAGALFEALFRNATVYPGRQLYLSRSRLEGYSLSVVHLVKSIDLLPLGLPARKLIVVDPERTKRWLHLMSTPEHSETHAAAGAVAAQLAAAGQLHAGWSWPSLQFPSSTVYLLYDPPLDRAAWVLQETIALDTPAGEAFITDALASAGYAWLADPIGAAYGPGPADAGAL, from the coding sequence ATGCCGCCTGGTGAAATCGATCTGCTCGACGCCATCGTCTTCGATCCGATGCAGCCCGGACTCTATTACCGGGTGCACCCGCAGCAAATCGGCGGCGCTGCGGTCGATCCCTTGGCACCCAACCCCTTCTCGCAGGCGCGCCTGGCGCTGACGCCGGCCGTGTCTCTTGGCCGCCAGCGCATAGGCATGTTCTACGCCGCCGATACGCCGGCGGGGGCCTTGTTCGAGGCGCTGTTCCGGAATGCCACCGTCTACCCGGGCCGGCAGCTCTACCTCAGCCGGAGTCGGCTGGAGGGCTACAGTCTGTCGGTCGTGCACCTGGTGAAGTCCATCGATCTGTTGCCGCTGGGCTTGCCCGCCCGCAAGCTCATCGTGGTGGACCCCGAGCGCACCAAGCGCTGGCTCCACCTGATGTCCACGCCAGAGCACAGCGAGACGCACGCGGCCGCCGGTGCGGTGGCGGCGCAGCTGGCGGCGGCGGGACAACTTCATGCCGGCTGGTCCTGGCCGTCGCTGCAGTTTCCATCCTCCACCGTGTACCTGCTCTATGACCCCCCGCTCGATCGGGCTGCTTGGGTGCTTCAGGAGACCATTGCGCTGGACACGCCGGCCGGTGAAGCGTTCATCACGGACGCCTTGGCCAGTGCCGGTTACGCGTGGCTGGCCGATCCGATCGGCGCGGCCTACGGTCCGGGGCCAGCCGACGCCGGAGCGCTATGA
- a CDS encoding tyrosine-type recombinase/integrase, which translates to MSNDLLVVDSIDGLIGAPGVAEVAVRAAAAPTSAKEVRARLVRWEARFVGGHPKATVRAVRADWGQYVSWCQGLRRSPLPASVLQLEEFVRSAIVLGRKRSTVQRYVYTINLVHKAAGLPSPAAHADWPETWKMLLKHLKARGGLITKQAGALEYTDVQTILATLGESPRDLRDAAMLALASDTLVRESELVAVRVEHFEHNRTKGVWTLLVPFSKSNQDGRGDYRFVDGPTMDGVRRWLDVAGITSGFVFLPIGGRPKSPPPEDENTLELAGQNDVDLREATRSADEIQPLGAEQVARIFRRRARAAGLEHAPTVSGHSTRIGTANDLINAGKTTAQIQHAGGWRSAEMVNLYTRRSQAGVNAVAELRGSCKPK; encoded by the coding sequence ATGAGCAACGATCTCCTGGTCGTCGACAGCATCGACGGGTTGATCGGCGCTCCCGGCGTGGCTGAGGTCGCGGTGCGGGCCGCGGCTGCGCCCACCAGCGCCAAGGAGGTCCGTGCACGACTGGTGCGCTGGGAAGCCCGTTTCGTGGGCGGCCACCCCAAGGCGACGGTGCGCGCTGTGCGCGCCGACTGGGGACAGTACGTCAGCTGGTGCCAGGGGCTACGCCGATCTCCCCTGCCCGCGTCGGTCCTTCAACTGGAGGAGTTCGTCCGTAGCGCCATCGTGCTGGGGCGCAAGCGCTCCACCGTGCAGCGCTACGTGTATACGATCAACCTCGTGCACAAGGCCGCTGGTCTGCCCTCTCCTGCCGCGCATGCCGATTGGCCAGAGACCTGGAAGATGCTGCTGAAGCACCTCAAGGCACGCGGCGGCCTCATCACCAAGCAGGCCGGCGCCCTGGAGTACACCGACGTCCAGACCATCCTCGCCACCTTGGGCGAGTCACCGCGCGATCTGCGCGACGCGGCGATGCTGGCGCTGGCGTCAGATACGCTGGTGCGCGAGTCCGAGCTGGTGGCCGTGCGCGTCGAGCACTTCGAGCACAACCGGACCAAGGGCGTCTGGACGCTCCTGGTGCCCTTCTCCAAGAGCAACCAGGACGGCCGTGGGGATTATCGGTTCGTCGACGGACCCACCATGGACGGCGTGCGGCGCTGGCTCGACGTGGCCGGTATCACGTCCGGGTTCGTGTTTCTGCCGATCGGCGGGCGACCGAAGTCGCCCCCGCCCGAGGACGAAAACACTCTGGAGCTCGCGGGGCAGAACGATGTGGACTTACGCGAGGCCACACGGTCCGCTGATGAAATCCAGCCGCTGGGCGCGGAGCAGGTGGCGCGTATCTTCCGGCGCCGCGCGCGCGCCGCGGGGCTCGAACATGCGCCGACCGTGTCCGGGCATTCGACACGAATCGGCACAGCCAACGACCTCATCAATGCCGGCAAGACCACGGCGCAGATCCAGCACGCGGGAGGCTGGCGCAGCGCGGAGATGGTGAACCTCTATACGCGTAGGTCCCAGGCAGGGGTCAACGCTGTGGCGGAGCTGCGTGGAAGCTGCAAGCCGAAGTAG